The Gopherus evgoodei ecotype Sinaloan lineage chromosome 4, rGopEvg1_v1.p, whole genome shotgun sequence nucleotide sequence cacagtttgtgactggtcagtgagtttaacttcagtgttaaccagCAATTTTGGAAGCATCTGCTCTTcctttttcagcctgccctgaccttggcattttcagtgtggactgccccaggcacaccAGGTCACACTAAGCACTGAAGTTAAATTTAATAGAATGTTTTTTATGACAGTCTTATGAAATCAACTGAactcctttgtttttttttcaactgagcaggatttccagtttccaaacctgatgtgatctcccagctggaacaacgGGAAAAGCCATTGGTCCCAGACCTCCAGCATTCAGAAAAAAGAGAGATCCTGAGAGttccctgcacaggtgaggaaagattaaaccaACTCAGAATCTATAAGTGCCTGAAGAAAACATCTGGGGCACCCTACAATGCCCTTGGAAGGtctcagttcattattgtccCTAGCAGGGGTCGTATCCTTAGGGTAAATATAGCTCATGGCTTCCTGTAGACCCTAGCAGACACCAGGCAgtagcttcctcccttccccctgtgaaTTTGGATGGGATGTGAAGGCCGAAttgatcccttcctctctcctattTGGTGGAAGAATTTGGGGGAGTTCAGTTCCTGATTTTTGCTTGACCTTTCTCCAGTGCTTATATTGTTTTGGCCTTCTCCTTTCCATTcctgtttgaggtttctgtctctatcacagcaggtgaCGCAATGGTATGTGAGAAAGAGAagaattctcagcaggaaaaTGTTGAGCAAGTGGATAAACACAGAGAATTATCACAAAGGTCAAAAAGAAATGTGTCCTGGAGTCATAAGCAGGAAAAATCCAGTGAAattcagcacagaccagaaaaagagcagccaggggagaaaaTGGGTAACTGTATTTCCTGTCAGGAAACTCGGAAGGACCTCAAGGAAACCACAACACACCAGGAAATCCTGAgcggaaagagaaaaaatacgtGCACTAAGTGTGGAAAAAATGTATGTGATTACTCCATCCTTAtaaagcatcagagaatccacacaggggagaggaggccctatgaatgcagtgagtgtgggaaaagcttcactagaAGCTCAGGCCTTtatcaacatcagagaatccacacaggggagaggccctatgaatgcagtgagtgtggagaAAAATTCAGTCGCAGCTCAGTCCTTAttaggcatcagagaatccacacaggggagcggccctatgaatgcagtgagtgtgggaaaagcttcactagcAGTTCAGACCTTtatcaacatcagagaatccacacaggggagaggccctatgaatgcagtgagtgtggagaAAAATTCAGTCGCAGCTCAGTCCTTAttaggcatcagagaatccacacaggggagcggccctatgaatgcagtgagtgtgggaaaagcttcactagcAGTTCaggcctttctaaacatcagagaatccacacaggggagaggccctatgaatgcagtggttgtgggaaaagcttcactagcAGCTCAGGCCTTtatcaacatcagagaatccacacaggggcgaggccctatgaatgcagtaattgtgggaaaagcttcactagcTGCTCAGGCCTTtatcaacatcagagaatccacacaggggagaggccctatgaatgcagtgattgtgggaaaagcttcactagcAGTTCaggcctttctaaacatcagagaatccacacaggggagcggccctatgaatgcagtgagcaTGGGAAAACTTTCAGTCGCAGCTCCAACCATCTTacccatcagagaatccacatggGGGAGAGGcactatgaatgcagtgagtgtagAAAATGCTTCTCTCGTAGCTCAgccctttctcaacatcagataatccacacaggggagaggccctatgaatgcagtgagtgtagAAAATGCTTCACTAGGAGCTCAGACCTTTATCAACATctgagaatccacacaggggaaaggccctatgaatgcaatgagtgtgggaaaagcttcactaggAGCTCaggcctttctaaacatcagagaatccacacaggggagaggccctatgaatgctgtgagtgtagAAAATGCTTTACTGAcagctcagccctttctcaacatcagataatccacacaggggagaggccgtatgaatgcagtgagtgtgcgAAAACCTTCAGTCGCAGTTCACACCTTAttaggcatcagagaatccacacaggggagaggccctatgaatgctgtgagtgtgggaaaagcttcactagcAGTTCACACTTTATTACgcatgagagaatccacacaggagagaggccctatgaatgcagtgagtgtgagAAAAACTTCACTAGCAGCTCaggcctttctaaacatcagaaaAGCCACACCAGTGAGAGGACCCCataaatgcagtgagtgtgggaaaaccttctgTTGGCACTTAGCCCATGTTAGTCATCAGACAATCTGTAAGGAAGATGaacaccataaaaacctctagggctatcagtactttttctttaataattttcCTGATTCCCACATAGTTACTTTTTAAAGCTGTTTGAACTGTTTGCAGCATGGTTATCCCTCAGTTTGACCAGATGAGtggcccatttttgccttttgaagTTTGCCCTGTTTTGATGTGGACCCATTtgtcctttctatcaactccattATCCCATGAGTAATTTGAGTGTGCCCTTCCTATCAGGAACCAGGGAGCATCACATTTATACTATTCCTCCTATTTCAAAGTTATTGTTAGTCACCAGTGATACAGATTATATCGCCAGTTCTCACGTTGCTCTGGGTTGTGCTGAAGAGCAGATATAATG carries:
- the LOC115650661 gene encoding zinc finger protein 420-like; protein product: MVCEKEKNSQQENVEQVDKHRELSQRSKRNVSWSHKQEKSSEIQHRPEKEQPGEKMGNCISCQETRKDLKETTTHQEILSGKRKNTCTKCGKNVCDYSILIKHQRIHTGERRPYECSECGKSFTRSSGLYQHQRIHTGERPYECSECGEKFSRSSVLIRHQRIHTGERPYECSECGKSFTSSSDLYQHQRIHTGERPYECSECGEKFSRSSVLIRHQRIHTGERPYECSECGKSFTSSSGLSKHQRIHTGERPYECSGCGKSFTSSSGLYQHQRIHTGARPYECSNCGKSFTSCSGLYQHQRIHTGERPYECSDCGKSFTSSSGLSKHQRIHTGERPYECSEHGKTFSRSSNHLTHQRIHMGERHYECSECRKCFSRSSALSQHQIIHTGERPYECSECRKCFTRSSDLYQHLRIHTGERPYECNECGKSFTRSSGLSKHQRIHTGERPYECSECAKTFSRSSHLIRHQRIHTGERPYECCECGKSFTSSSHFITHERIHTGERPYECSECEKNFTSSSGLSKHQKSHTSERTP